In Microvenator marinus, one genomic interval encodes:
- the secD gene encoding protein translocase subunit SecD, with amino-acid sequence MSSLKLRWIVVVIALIGAAYGLVPTVFDAMDGKLDGEFPADQGPLASLVMKYDLAPLTLGLDLQGGLLLQYHVLVDRAVQDKLDRTARDVETRLKDRNDGLDVTVTHPDDSDYLVLAFADESGKAALDEEFMEFFQSYKKVDMAGSTVHLVVDEEYITETKDFAVQQAVETIRQRVDALGVAEPSITRQGTSDIVVQLPGLKETDVDRARRLIGQTAQLQFRMVDDAGTNGFFESFSGRLPQGFQLRIIDGGFRSVTHKDKEALKAFFEGKVPDTHIIGYEHNPIYKDVEKTNLDEERSYWKTYYVFKKVELTGDSIQEARTAIDQQFNKPYTALNFDSTGAELFGDLSANNVGKRMAIMLDDIVKSAPVFNEPIRGGRAQISFGSMQSQAELLAEAEDLVIVLRHGALPAPIEKQFETVVGPSLGQDSIDRSVRAFMIGMILVILLMLIYYKAAGFYSCIALTFNMLLIMAALAAIGATLTLPGIAGIILTIGMAVDANVIIYERVREELGAGRGSRESVSLGFEKALSAVVDANVTTGIAGLVLLQYGTGPIRGFAVTLLIGIVSTIFTAVFFTRLMFDTKTPASTSDVISI; translated from the coding sequence ATGAGTTCGTTAAAGTTGAGATGGATCGTCGTAGTCATCGCCCTAATCGGGGCGGCTTACGGATTGGTCCCTACCGTATTCGACGCCATGGATGGCAAGCTCGATGGAGAGTTTCCAGCCGACCAGGGGCCCCTTGCTTCACTTGTCATGAAGTACGACCTCGCCCCACTCACGTTGGGCTTGGACCTTCAGGGGGGCTTGCTTCTGCAGTATCACGTTCTGGTTGACCGAGCGGTGCAGGACAAGCTCGACCGCACTGCACGCGACGTTGAGACTCGTCTAAAGGACCGAAATGACGGCCTCGATGTCACCGTGACACATCCTGACGACTCGGACTACCTCGTGCTTGCGTTCGCCGACGAATCCGGCAAGGCAGCGCTCGATGAAGAATTCATGGAGTTCTTCCAGTCCTACAAAAAAGTGGACATGGCCGGCAGCACTGTGCACCTCGTCGTGGACGAAGAGTACATCACCGAGACCAAGGATTTTGCGGTCCAGCAGGCTGTTGAAACCATCCGCCAGCGTGTCGATGCGCTCGGTGTGGCTGAGCCCAGCATTACGCGACAAGGAACCTCAGATATCGTGGTTCAGTTGCCTGGTCTGAAAGAAACCGACGTTGACCGTGCACGCCGACTTATCGGCCAGACGGCTCAGTTGCAGTTCAGAATGGTGGATGATGCCGGGACCAACGGGTTCTTCGAGAGCTTCTCGGGAAGACTTCCGCAAGGATTCCAACTTCGTATCATCGACGGGGGATTCCGCTCTGTAACGCACAAAGACAAAGAGGCGTTGAAGGCATTCTTTGAAGGGAAAGTCCCTGATACGCACATCATAGGATACGAGCACAACCCCATTTACAAGGACGTTGAAAAGACCAACTTGGATGAGGAGCGTTCCTACTGGAAGACCTATTACGTGTTCAAAAAGGTTGAGCTCACGGGTGATTCGATTCAGGAAGCACGTACTGCGATCGACCAGCAGTTCAACAAGCCTTACACCGCGCTTAACTTCGACAGCACGGGCGCTGAACTCTTCGGCGACCTTAGTGCAAATAACGTCGGAAAGCGTATGGCCATCATGCTCGACGATATCGTTAAGAGCGCCCCAGTGTTCAACGAACCCATTCGAGGCGGAAGGGCTCAGATTTCGTTCGGCTCCATGCAGTCGCAGGCAGAGCTTCTCGCAGAAGCTGAGGACCTTGTGATCGTGCTTCGTCACGGCGCCCTACCCGCTCCGATCGAAAAGCAATTTGAGACCGTTGTCGGTCCGTCGTTGGGTCAGGATTCCATCGATCGAAGTGTGCGCGCTTTCATGATCGGCATGATTTTAGTTATTTTGCTTATGCTGATTTACTACAAGGCTGCAGGCTTCTACTCGTGTATCGCCCTGACGTTTAACATGCTCTTGATCATGGCTGCTTTGGCGGCTATCGGAGCGACGCTCACGCTTCCCGGAATCGCTGGTATCATTCTCACCATCGGTATGGCCGTTGATGCCAACGTTATTATCTACGAGCGTGTTCGCGAGGAACTTGGAGCTGGAAGAGGTTCTAGAGAGTCAGTCTCACTTGGATTCGAAAAAGCGTTGTCAGCGGTTGTCGATGCCAACGTCACGACGGGTATCGCTGGCCTTGTGCTTCTCCAATACGGTACGGGCCCGATTCGCGGATTCGCCGTTACACTTCTGATTGGTATCGTCTCCACGATCTTTACGGCGGTGTTCTTCACTCGCTTGATGTTTGACACCAAGACCCCAGCGTCGACCTCCGACGTAATCAGTATCTGA
- the secF gene encoding protein translocase subunit SecF: MLKIIPDGFFFDFLSKAKAAGSVSLLVVLASVAIVAFMGLNYGIDFKGGTDMILKFEKPLDSDTVRAAAAEAGFPDANVQEFGSSGTQFLVQTSAIAIVDQAKIESLRPELAKVGTLKNLVWSDENPERMDLTFDGEVSNEAISAALAPLVGPVEVEIDTTGAEKRQIVRFEDLQSKVTEGFAKALPDTFNPVGGIERLETVGPRVGKQLRDSGVLSLVVALFLILAYIAFRFDLRYAPGAVLALAHDVAISVGVFSLIQMEITLPTIAALLTVVGYSLNDTIVVFDRIREALADRGENEIEYTINQAISDTLSRTIMTSLTTLVAVGAIFVFGAGLIKDFAFALIVGIIVGTYSSVFVASPAMLFMHRYLATRRELKARTESVA; the protein is encoded by the coding sequence ATGTTGAAAATTATACCTGATGGATTCTTCTTCGATTTCTTATCGAAGGCCAAGGCGGCCGGCTCGGTTTCCTTGCTTGTCGTGCTTGCGTCCGTAGCGATTGTTGCCTTTATGGGCCTGAACTACGGGATCGACTTCAAGGGCGGAACGGACATGATCTTGAAGTTCGAGAAGCCGTTGGACTCCGACACTGTTCGCGCTGCGGCTGCTGAAGCTGGTTTCCCAGACGCGAACGTTCAGGAGTTCGGAAGCTCCGGAACCCAGTTTTTGGTTCAGACCTCCGCAATCGCCATCGTAGACCAGGCGAAGATCGAAAGCCTTCGCCCAGAGCTCGCGAAGGTTGGAACGCTCAAGAACTTGGTGTGGAGCGACGAGAACCCTGAAAGAATGGACCTGACCTTTGATGGCGAAGTTTCTAACGAAGCCATCTCAGCCGCGCTTGCACCCCTCGTAGGCCCTGTTGAGGTCGAAATCGATACAACCGGTGCTGAGAAGCGCCAGATCGTTCGATTCGAAGACCTCCAATCTAAGGTGACCGAAGGTTTTGCGAAGGCTCTTCCGGATACATTCAATCCAGTCGGCGGTATCGAGCGTTTGGAGACCGTTGGTCCACGCGTAGGTAAGCAGCTCCGGGATTCGGGCGTGCTCTCGCTCGTCGTGGCTCTCTTTCTTATCCTCGCCTATATCGCATTCAGATTCGACTTGAGGTACGCACCCGGCGCGGTTTTGGCACTCGCACACGACGTTGCGATTTCGGTGGGTGTGTTCTCATTGATCCAAATGGAAATCACGCTGCCAACGATTGCGGCCCTTCTTACCGTGGTGGGTTATTCACTCAACGATACGATCGTGGTTTTCGACCGAATTCGTGAGGCTTTGGCTGACCGAGGCGAGAATGAAATCGAATACACCATCAATCAGGCGATCAGCGACACGCTAAGCCGTACCATTATGACGAGCTTGACCACACTGGTCGCTGTTGGAGCCATCTTCGTGTTCGGTGCGGGTCTGATTAAGGACTTCGCCTTCGCACTTATCGTTGGCATCATTGTGGGTACCTACAGCTCGGTTTTTGTTGCTTCTCCAGCGATGTTGTTCATGCACCGCTATCTTGCAACTCGCCGAGAGCTTAAGGCACGTACCGAGTCAGTTGCGTAA
- the recJ gene encoding single-stranded-DNA-specific exonuclease RecJ, whose translation MASETRHTRDWIVNEPPPEICLALAKDLGISPLTARILVNRGINNATLGDGFLNPTLKSMHDPFLMKDMRRAVREVLRAIDAGQMITVHGDYDVDGTCSVSVLYGFLKALGARVDYYIPVRTQDGYGLNIETVRRLHAKGTDLIITVDCGISNADEIRLAKQLGMKTIVVDHHTVPEVLPPAVAVLNPLRSDCDFPFKGLAAVGVTFNFVVALRSELRKRGIFKIIPEPDLREYLDLVALGTVADVVPLVDENRVFVRLGLEVLSSRRRAGVSALMDRAQVEVGPISTRTISFRLAPRINAAGRMSDASICVELLTTTSYGRATELAEELEQLNRARQGEEKEILHNALAQAEEQIDLNRRALVVAGVDWNRGVLGIVASRLMEKYHRPAFLMGIEDGFAKGSARSIDGINIVEALNSVGDLLATWGGHSAAAGLSLDAVNLEAFRDRIDESIANVFDDGTIPRPRLKIDSEVELHEIDRQFIVDLNKLAPFGAGNPEPTLLSRRSKALNVRVISNKHLRARFKDESGMIEGFGFAMRDAIGMLDDTVAIAFVPRLVSNRGESKFEVQLKGVRPSELVFENEP comes from the coding sequence ATGGCAAGCGAGACGAGACATACTCGGGATTGGATAGTCAACGAGCCCCCGCCTGAGATTTGTCTCGCGCTAGCGAAAGATTTAGGGATTAGCCCTCTCACCGCCAGAATCCTTGTAAACCGGGGCATAAACAACGCAACGCTTGGGGACGGCTTCCTGAATCCCACGTTGAAGTCCATGCACGATCCCTTCCTGATGAAGGATATGAGGCGCGCCGTTCGTGAGGTTCTGCGCGCAATAGATGCCGGACAGATGATTACGGTCCATGGGGACTACGACGTGGACGGAACCTGTTCCGTATCGGTTCTCTACGGGTTTTTAAAGGCTCTTGGTGCACGGGTGGATTATTATATCCCGGTTCGTACTCAGGACGGTTACGGACTGAATATCGAGACCGTGAGAAGATTACATGCGAAAGGCACGGACCTTATCATCACTGTGGATTGCGGAATCTCCAATGCAGACGAGATTCGACTCGCGAAGCAACTCGGCATGAAGACCATTGTGGTGGACCACCATACGGTCCCTGAGGTTCTTCCACCTGCTGTGGCCGTCTTAAACCCGCTGCGTTCAGATTGCGATTTTCCTTTTAAGGGACTGGCTGCCGTTGGCGTCACATTCAATTTTGTGGTCGCCTTGAGGTCGGAGCTGCGAAAGCGCGGTATTTTTAAGATCATACCGGAACCTGACCTGCGCGAATATTTGGACCTGGTTGCACTCGGAACTGTGGCTGACGTGGTGCCCCTCGTGGATGAGAACCGCGTCTTTGTGCGACTTGGACTTGAGGTGCTCAGCTCCAGGCGTCGCGCCGGGGTCTCGGCGCTGATGGACCGCGCTCAAGTTGAAGTCGGTCCGATCTCCACACGAACCATTAGTTTCCGCCTCGCGCCACGCATCAACGCTGCAGGACGCATGTCAGACGCTTCAATTTGTGTTGAGTTGCTCACCACCACTAGCTACGGCCGTGCAACCGAATTGGCAGAGGAGCTGGAGCAACTGAACCGTGCGCGCCAGGGTGAAGAGAAGGAGATACTTCATAATGCGCTCGCGCAGGCCGAGGAGCAAATCGACTTGAATCGGCGGGCACTCGTGGTGGCGGGCGTAGACTGGAACCGCGGTGTACTCGGCATTGTGGCGAGCCGACTGATGGAGAAATACCATCGGCCGGCGTTCTTGATGGGGATTGAAGACGGGTTTGCCAAAGGAAGCGCGCGTTCGATCGATGGAATCAACATTGTCGAGGCCCTAAATTCGGTAGGTGACCTCCTCGCCACGTGGGGTGGGCACTCGGCTGCCGCTGGATTGTCATTAGACGCCGTCAATTTGGAAGCCTTTCGAGACCGAATCGACGAGAGCATTGCAAATGTCTTCGATGACGGAACCATTCCAAGGCCCAGGCTCAAGATCGACTCTGAAGTGGAACTTCATGAGATCGATCGCCAGTTCATTGTGGACCTCAATAAACTGGCTCCGTTTGGTGCGGGCAACCCTGAACCCACACTGCTCTCCCGGCGGTCAAAAGCGCTCAACGTGAGGGTGATCTCAAACAAACACTTGAGGGCACGCTTTAAAGACGAGTCGGGGATGATCGAGGGGTTTGGTTTCGCGATGCGCGACGCCATTGGCATGCTTGATGACACTGTGGCTATCGCTTTCGTGCCGAGACTAGTCTCCAACCGAGGCGAATCTAAATTCGAAGTTCAGCTCAAGGGCGTTCGTCCGTCCGAGCTCGTGTTTGAGAATGAACCGTGA
- the uvrA gene encoding excinuclease ABC subunit UvrA, whose translation MQTRITELKGAKTNNLKNVTCALHHNTLTVVTGVSGSGKSSLAFDTFYAEGQRRYTESLSTYARQFLQRMQKPPFQSMTNIQPAVALRQKNEINNARSTVSTVTELDDHFGLLFTHAGVTHCPSCRAVVRRDNVPNVMDYLLTKLADKRLVIVADVEAPSEHRNAILTQLIQEGFRRMWIDGQAVDFADDEVESLLSRDVFSVVVDRVVANEEGKGRVREAIETAFGVGKGRIRVFEHRSENPEIVFDRAFACNECGESLVEPQPALFSFNSSLGACQACNGYGRSVGLDFKKIIPNAGKTLHEGAVAAFQTPKHSAWQRKLISACMKRGVPIDIPFGKLRREDQTWVKNGDATWPGVRGFFEELKGEQYKVHVRIFMAKFRGFDDCEACLGTRLSQDARNTTVKSKTIADVWAMSILEASEFFESLELDEVESAKVHHLLEEIQYRLKYLNEVGLGYLQLGRQSRTLSGGEMQRIHLTTNLGRALTDTLYVLDEPTAGLHARDSARLLTILKGLRDLGNTVLVVEHDPDIIEGSDRVIEIGPRGGEQGGELLFEGTIKEFENEDTPTSNSLHSRVHVPSNAKQSQSAIEICGASENNLENVHVKLPCGQLVAITGVSGSGKSTLMNSVLYNNWLRLHQGGVDAGAVEEIRGLEQFSELVLMDQAAIGRSSRSNPLTYSGAYDDLRKLFSKSDDAKKLGLSTGDFSFNVPGGRCESCQGLGYVTVEMHFMADIEVVCEECNGRRFGPRVLAAKYRGKTIQDVFEMTIREALEFFTKSNAIRKKLQPFADVGLGYLKLGQATSTLSGGEAQRVKLASYIGSGKSRQSTDKPIAFIFDEPTIGLHLLDIETLLKALRQLIQAGDSVFVIEHNIDFIANCDWVIDLGPGAGPDGGKIVAEGPPKEIAKNPESLTGQYLGASV comes from the coding sequence ATGCAAACTAGAATTACTGAGCTGAAAGGCGCCAAAACCAACAATCTAAAAAATGTAACGTGTGCGCTGCATCACAACACGCTCACGGTGGTGACGGGTGTGAGTGGATCGGGCAAGTCGAGCCTGGCCTTCGACACGTTTTATGCCGAGGGACAACGTAGATATACCGAGTCACTCTCGACTTACGCGCGTCAGTTCTTGCAGAGAATGCAAAAGCCGCCATTTCAGTCGATGACCAACATCCAGCCGGCTGTGGCGTTGCGCCAGAAGAACGAGATCAACAACGCGCGCTCTACCGTGAGCACCGTGACCGAGCTCGATGACCACTTTGGACTCCTTTTCACACACGCTGGAGTAACGCATTGTCCGTCGTGCCGCGCGGTTGTTCGCCGCGACAACGTGCCCAATGTGATGGACTACTTGCTGACCAAACTCGCGGACAAACGGTTGGTGATCGTGGCAGACGTGGAGGCCCCGAGCGAACATAGAAACGCCATCTTGACCCAGCTGATCCAAGAGGGATTCCGACGGATGTGGATTGACGGGCAGGCTGTGGATTTTGCCGATGACGAGGTTGAATCTCTGCTTTCGCGCGATGTGTTCTCGGTCGTTGTCGACCGCGTCGTGGCAAATGAAGAAGGAAAGGGCAGGGTACGAGAAGCCATCGAGACGGCGTTTGGTGTCGGAAAGGGAAGAATTCGGGTCTTCGAGCATCGCAGTGAGAACCCGGAAATCGTTTTTGACCGCGCATTCGCGTGCAATGAGTGCGGCGAGTCCCTCGTAGAGCCTCAGCCTGCGCTATTCAGCTTCAATTCTTCCCTGGGTGCATGTCAGGCGTGCAATGGCTATGGGAGAAGTGTAGGACTGGACTTCAAGAAAATCATTCCGAATGCGGGGAAGACCCTGCATGAGGGCGCGGTCGCAGCATTCCAAACGCCTAAGCACAGTGCATGGCAGCGAAAACTCATCTCGGCCTGCATGAAGCGCGGTGTCCCTATCGACATTCCTTTTGGAAAGTTGCGACGAGAAGACCAGACGTGGGTGAAGAATGGTGACGCAACCTGGCCAGGAGTGCGAGGTTTCTTTGAAGAGCTTAAGGGTGAGCAATACAAAGTCCACGTCCGAATATTCATGGCGAAGTTTCGTGGATTTGATGATTGCGAGGCCTGCCTCGGAACCCGACTCAGTCAGGACGCCCGAAACACCACGGTGAAGAGTAAGACAATCGCCGATGTTTGGGCCATGTCCATTCTGGAGGCTTCGGAGTTTTTCGAATCACTGGAACTCGACGAAGTGGAGTCTGCCAAGGTCCATCACCTACTCGAGGAGATACAGTATCGCCTCAAGTACCTCAACGAAGTCGGGCTGGGCTATCTGCAGCTCGGTCGGCAGTCTCGAACGTTATCGGGTGGGGAAATGCAGAGGATTCACCTTACCACAAACCTCGGGCGCGCTTTGACGGACACACTCTACGTTCTGGATGAGCCGACGGCGGGGTTGCATGCCCGCGACTCTGCCCGACTTTTGACGATTCTGAAGGGGCTCCGAGATCTGGGGAACACAGTTCTCGTGGTGGAACACGATCCCGATATCATCGAGGGCTCAGATCGTGTGATCGAAATCGGTCCCCGCGGCGGAGAACAAGGCGGCGAGCTGCTCTTTGAGGGGACCATCAAAGAATTTGAGAATGAAGACACGCCCACCAGCAACTCGTTGCACTCGCGTGTCCATGTCCCTTCGAACGCGAAGCAATCGCAAAGTGCCATTGAGATTTGTGGAGCCTCAGAGAACAACCTCGAAAATGTTCATGTCAAACTTCCCTGTGGGCAGTTGGTCGCCATCACCGGTGTGAGTGGATCCGGGAAATCAACTCTGATGAACAGCGTGCTCTACAACAACTGGCTCCGACTTCATCAAGGCGGGGTTGACGCTGGCGCAGTCGAGGAGATTCGAGGCCTTGAGCAGTTCTCCGAACTCGTCCTCATGGACCAGGCGGCGATCGGGCGTTCTTCGCGCTCCAATCCCCTGACATACTCAGGTGCTTATGACGATCTGAGGAAACTCTTCTCCAAGAGTGATGACGCCAAAAAGCTTGGGCTGAGCACAGGCGATTTCTCTTTCAATGTGCCCGGCGGACGCTGCGAATCGTGTCAGGGTCTTGGCTATGTCACGGTTGAAATGCATTTCATGGCCGATATCGAAGTTGTTTGCGAAGAGTGCAATGGCCGCCGCTTTGGTCCCCGTGTCCTCGCCGCAAAATATCGAGGAAAAACCATCCAAGATGTCTTCGAAATGACCATTCGAGAGGCATTGGAGTTTTTCACCAAATCAAACGCCATTCGTAAAAAGCTTCAGCCTTTTGCAGACGTCGGTTTGGGGTATCTCAAACTCGGCCAAGCCACCTCAACGCTCTCGGGCGGCGAGGCTCAGCGCGTTAAGCTCGCCTCGTACATTGGAAGTGGCAAGAGCCGCCAGTCAACGGACAAGCCTATAGCGTTCATCTTTGACGAACCCACCATTGGTCTGCACTTGCTAGATATCGAGACCCTCCTAAAGGCGCTGAGGCAACTCATTCAGGCCGGAGATTCAGTGTTCGTCATTGAACACAACATCGACTTCATCGCGAATTGTGACTGGGTGATCGATTTGGGGCCGGGCGCTGGACCTGACGGTGGGAAAATCGTAGCCGAAGGCCCGCCAAAGGAAATTGCTAAGAACCCAGAAAGTCTCACGGGGCAATACTTGGGAGCCTCAGTTTAG
- a CDS encoding glycine zipper domain-containing protein produces the protein MGNFIDTAADFEHRLGELSATLFRVESHVRRKEFRAATALLETMLDEFEQLSKDMELPLETVVVGAQLGFFSGGSLIRGRIPGALLGATAGWLYGQHMLQKHRLFLNELLSRVEEIHKELHPS, from the coding sequence ATGGGAAATTTCATCGACACTGCGGCAGATTTTGAGCACCGACTAGGCGAGCTCTCTGCCACCCTTTTTCGAGTAGAGTCGCACGTGCGACGCAAGGAGTTCCGAGCCGCTACCGCGCTACTTGAAACGATGCTCGATGAATTTGAACAGCTCAGTAAAGACATGGAGCTCCCACTCGAGACCGTGGTCGTGGGCGCTCAGCTAGGCTTCTTCTCCGGTGGGTCATTGATTCGCGGAAGAATTCCGGGAGCACTGCTCGGTGCCACCGCGGGATGGCTATATGGGCAGCACATGCTTCAGAAACACCGACTATTCCTCAACGAACTCCTCTCCAGAGTCGAAGAGATTCATAAAGAGTTGCACCCATCATGA